A part of Thermococcus sp. SY098 genomic DNA contains:
- a CDS encoding flagella, producing MGFSVSASFALMFTVALISFAIMYTAIDNTYSNVLDAIEDHANDIIMTKSSQLYVSLYDYTTQLNVSVYDVTFNITNSGTTLSPPRWNFVYDGVLTSSNIDIENKQYIVPGDSLLLTVLNVPKTTDVHALVVVTETGCNLKFKWRWIWLNQTAGTGTVEVINSAWYCPMEG from the coding sequence ATGGGTTTCAGTGTCTCAGCGTCATTCGCACTTATGTTCACAGTAGCTCTAATTTCCTTTGCTATAATGTACACAGCTATAGACAATACTTATAGTAATGTACTCGATGCAATTGAAGATCATGCCAATGATATAATCATGACTAAATCCTCACAGCTTTATGTATCGCTTTATGATTATACTACCCAGCTTAATGTGTCTGTTTATGATGTTACATTTAACATTACAAATAGCGGCACAACACTCTCTCCACCTCGCTGGAACTTTGTATATGATGGAGTACTAACCTCAAGTAACATTGACATTGAGAACAAACAGTATATTGTACCTGGAGACTCTTTGCTCCTAACAGTACTAAACGTTCCAAAAACTACAGATGTCCATGCTTTAGTTGTGGTTACAGAAACTGGATGCAATCTGAAATTCAAATGGCGATGGATATGGTTGAATCAAACTGCAGGCACGGGAACTGTGGAGGTAATTAATAGTGCATGGTATTGTCCAATGGAGGGATAA